Proteins from a genomic interval of Phragmitibacter flavus:
- a CDS encoding gluconate 2-dehydrogenase subunit 3 family protein yields MKPERSAISRRDALKWLAGTSAAGVAAPAMAAPNETGPAPASTVGRHPIHDPDFFKPVFPWEKLLSEEEMKTVTVLADIILPKDELGPSASELKVPEFINEWISAPYEDKVADRELIRGGIAWLNTESFRRFEKRFDEVNATGQIQIVDDICGAGEVKAEHQLGAKFFTLIRKLTLGGYYTHSGSWKQLGYVGNISLGGAYPGVPQEIIELLKLQDVV; encoded by the coding sequence ATGAAGCCTGAACGTTCTGCTATTTCACGTCGCGATGCTCTGAAATGGCTCGCGGGCACTTCGGCGGCGGGTGTGGCAGCACCGGCCATGGCGGCTCCAAATGAAACGGGTCCGGCCCCGGCTTCGACGGTGGGGCGGCACCCGATTCATGATCCGGATTTTTTCAAGCCGGTGTTTCCCTGGGAGAAGTTATTGAGTGAGGAGGAGATGAAGACGGTGACGGTTTTGGCGGACATCATTTTGCCGAAGGATGAGCTGGGACCGTCGGCGAGTGAGTTGAAGGTGCCGGAGTTTATCAATGAATGGATCAGTGCGCCGTATGAGGACAAGGTGGCAGATCGCGAGTTGATCAGGGGCGGGATAGCGTGGTTGAATACGGAAAGTTTTCGGCGTTTTGAAAAACGCTTTGATGAGGTGAATGCAACGGGGCAGATTCAAATCGTGGATGACATTTGCGGGGCGGGTGAGGTGAAGGCGGAGCATCAGTTGGGGGCAAAGTTTTTCACGCTGATCCGCAAGTTGACCCTGGGAGGTTATTACACGCACAGTGGTTCGTGGAAGCAGCTGGGGTATGTGGGCAACATCTCGTTGGGCGGCGCGTATCCAGGCGTGCCTCAGGAAATCATTGAGCTGCTGAAATTGCAGGATGTCGTGTGA
- a CDS encoding SecDF P1 head subdomain-containing protein codes for MKRLIVPSVLILVGMAFCVAAEELEAVTLRFSQVTEVEGGSSEVLPYADPYVEPEFSSIKVEKVSLIDSSDIKSAYAFADAVMGPTVGLDFTELGAKKFAEVTKRSIGKRLAIIIDGKVISAPNIKDQITGGKAVISGKFSMDDADALARKINAGLPKTQL; via the coding sequence ATGAAACGTCTGATAGTTCCAAGTGTTCTTATACTGGTTGGCATGGCTTTTTGTGTGGCCGCTGAAGAGCTGGAAGCGGTGACGCTTAGGTTTAGTCAGGTGACGGAGGTTGAAGGGGGAAGTTCGGAGGTGTTGCCGTATGCCGATCCGTATGTCGAACCTGAGTTCAGTTCCATCAAAGTGGAGAAAGTATCGTTGATTGACTCTTCAGACATCAAGTCAGCCTATGCTTTTGCCGATGCCGTTATGGGGCCGACAGTTGGACTCGATTTTACCGAGTTAGGAGCGAAGAAATTTGCTGAAGTCACCAAACGAAGCATTGGCAAACGGCTGGCCATTATTATTGACGGCAAAGTGATATCGGCGCCCAACATCAAGGATCAAATTACTGGTGGGAAGGCGGTGATTTCTGGAAAGTTTTCGATGGACGATGCCGACGCACTGGCACGGAAGATCAATGCGGGATTGCCAAAAACTCAATTATAA
- a CDS encoding DUF421 domain-containing protein, translating to MWSLSVSWWELVLRAVVVYVFVLVILRMSGKRQVGQLAPFDLVLLLLLSNSVQNAMNAGDNSLLGGLISAGALILLNYGFGLATFRSKKIEALVEGRPQVLIHKGKVDEGVMRGAKLTHHELDMALRREGCTSPAEVKLAVLENNGEITVVRKI from the coding sequence ATGTGGTCGCTGTCTGTGTCCTGGTGGGAACTCGTTCTCCGCGCGGTGGTGGTGTATGTGTTTGTGCTGGTGATCCTGCGGATGTCAGGTAAAAGGCAGGTGGGTCAGCTGGCTCCGTTTGATTTGGTGTTGTTGTTGCTGCTGTCGAATTCGGTGCAGAATGCGATGAATGCGGGCGACAATTCACTGCTTGGCGGATTGATTTCGGCGGGGGCCTTGATCTTGTTGAATTACGGTTTTGGACTGGCGACGTTTCGCAGCAAGAAGATCGAGGCGCTGGTGGAGGGACGGCCGCAGGTGCTGATTCACAAAGGCAAGGTGGATGAGGGGGTGATGCGGGGTGCGAAGTTGACCCATCATGAACTGGACATGGCGCTGCGTCGTGAGGGCTGCACCAGCCCGGCGGAGGTAAAGCTGGCGGTGCTGG